From the Tachyglossus aculeatus isolate mTacAcu1 chromosome 21, mTacAcu1.pri, whole genome shotgun sequence genome, one window contains:
- the LOC119942159 gene encoding basic proline-rich protein-like, producing the protein MGEVGRPDVADSEPGPPAEGPAAPPPRHSDASVEADPTGAGEGTSSAQPNPQQAEPQQFGPPPQADLYPGQYIACWQGQEGLLQGTLWWPVGLPGWPGSVTGWDGEQGGWPRPPQPNRRAHPRPRIPRTDRWAHPEQRDPRTPNGPGPRGFPPQAPTVFPCPDQNLPFPAVQFIILQPPPMPLPLTPPLPMPPPMVLPPPIFLPLLLWPPAHAPRRARCGHPREGRQ; encoded by the exons atgggggaagtCGGCCGCCCCGACGTCGCGGACTCCGAGCCCGGGCCCCCCGCCGAGGGCCCGGCGGCCCCGCCGCCCCGGCACAGTGACGCCTCAGT TGAAGCCGATCCCACTGGGGCAGGTGAAGGTACTTCGAGCGCACAGCCCAAcccacagcaggcagagccacAGCAGTTCGGACCTCCACCCCAAGCAGATCTTTATCCAGGACAGTACATTGCATGCTGGCAAGGACAAGAAGGACTGCTGCAAG GGACCCTGTGGTGGCCCGTCGGTCTGCCCGGGTGGCCCGGGTCGGTCACAGGCTGGGATGGTGAGCAGGGGGGATGGCCACGTCCTCCCCAACCGAACCGGCGTGCCCACCCAAGGCCCCGTATCCCGCGCACGGATCGATGGGCGCATCCAGAGCAGCGGGACCCGAGGACCCCCAATGGGCCGGGACCCCGCGGCTTTCCCCCACAGGCCCctaccgtcttcccctgcccggaTCAGAACCTGCCATTCCCGGCCGTCCAGTTCATCATCCTTCAACCGCCCCCCATGCCTCTGCCCCTGACGCCACCCTTGCCAATGCCCCCGCCCATGGTTCTGCCGCCACCCATTTTTCTGCCTCTGCTCCTGTGGCCCCCAGCCCATGCTCCACGCAGGGCAAGGTGTGGGCACCCCAGAGAGGGGAGGCAGTGA